One window from the genome of Pantoea cypripedii encodes:
- the thiM gene encoding hydroxyethylthiazole kinase produces MKQPDLLSTAQLAQSLRLLRQHMPLVHCMTNDVVQTFTANVLLVLRASPAMVIDAEEAAQFSGFADALLINVGTLTRERRDAMQAAVAAANHAGTPWTLDPVAVGALTLRTEFCQQLLSQQPAAIRGNASEILALANQAAGGRGVDSLHQADTAISAAQQLARDYHSIVAVTGEVDYVTDGHHTLAIPGGSPLMTRVVGTGCALSAVVAAFASLPGERLQHVAAACRVMSLAGESAARQVPGPGSFVATFLDELWTLEVTP; encoded by the coding sequence ATGAAACAGCCTGACCTTCTCTCCACTGCGCAACTCGCGCAATCTCTTCGGTTACTTCGTCAGCATATGCCGCTGGTGCACTGCATGACGAATGATGTGGTACAAACCTTTACCGCGAATGTCCTGCTGGTGCTGCGTGCTTCTCCTGCCATGGTGATTGATGCTGAGGAAGCCGCGCAGTTCAGTGGCTTCGCCGATGCGTTGCTGATTAATGTCGGCACCCTGACACGCGAACGTCGTGATGCAATGCAGGCAGCTGTCGCAGCAGCTAACCATGCGGGAACACCCTGGACGCTCGATCCGGTCGCTGTCGGGGCGTTAACATTGCGCACAGAATTCTGTCAGCAACTGCTGAGCCAGCAACCCGCTGCTATTCGTGGCAACGCCTCAGAAATCCTTGCGCTGGCGAATCAGGCAGCAGGCGGGCGTGGTGTGGATAGCCTGCATCAGGCCGATACGGCGATCAGTGCCGCGCAGCAGCTGGCGCGTGATTATCACAGTATCGTCGCGGTCACTGGCGAAGTGGATTATGTCACTGACGGCCACCACACCCTGGCTATTCCCGGCGGCAGCCCGCTCATGACGCGTGTAGTGGGCACCGGCTGTGCACTATCGGCAGTGGTTGCGGCCTTTGCCAGCCTGCCGGGTGAGCGCCTGCAACATGTGGCGGCGGCCTGCCGCGTGATGTCGCTGGCAGGTGAAAGCGCGGCGCGTCAGGTGCCGGGGCCGGGGAGCTTTGTGGCCACCTTCCTTGATGAGCTGTGGACGCTGGAGGTGACGCCATGA
- a CDS encoding putative T6SS immunity periplasmic lipoprotein, with protein MFKNYVIIAATVLLSGCPGPGDRIPPKEPANVAIRDNLVCITAPIQTGEYVSAVQISDGEDNHLLRTLAKKPIDVTNGQCLPTFGYDFKRGHTYTAYYTIEKNDIDSGRYLSVVFSTFNGLQQISPPAGR; from the coding sequence GTGTTTAAAAATTACGTAATAATAGCGGCAACCGTTCTGCTTTCGGGTTGTCCGGGGCCTGGCGATAGAATTCCACCTAAAGAGCCTGCCAATGTCGCGATAAGAGATAACCTGGTTTGTATTACAGCACCAATCCAAACGGGTGAATATGTATCCGCGGTACAGATCTCCGATGGAGAAGATAATCATCTTCTCAGGACATTAGCCAAAAAACCTATAGATGTAACTAATGGACAATGTCTGCCAACGTTTGGTTATGATTTCAAACGGGGCCATACATATACTGCGTATTACACGATTGAAAAAAACGATATTGATAGTGGGCGTTACCTTTCAGTTGTGTTTTCAACATTCAATGGTTTGCAGCAGATCAGCCCACCAGCTGGACGCTAA
- a CDS encoding DUF3606 domain-containing protein, with protein sequence MTDSLKKRQPEDERVIRLSETWEVEYWTKTLDVSAAQLRTAIANVGKDTQKVKQYLGK encoded by the coding sequence ATGACTGATTCTTTGAAGAAAAGACAACCTGAAGACGAACGCGTTATTCGTCTCAGTGAAACCTGGGAAGTCGAATATTGGACTAAAACCCTGGATGTCTCCGCCGCACAATTACGAACCGCAATAGCCAACGTGGGTAAAGATACTCAGAAAGTTAAGCAGTATCTCGGTAAGTAG
- the chiP gene encoding chitoporin ChiP, which produces MNRTLRTPLSAAIAAILAVTALIPCTPALAAGFVDDSSLTGSIFYWQRQRDRKEMDPQHGKYGQYDANLHHASANASLDFSSGYLANFIGLDLAAFGALELTNSGPAAPNEIGFSDARTRWDEKWTGDKSGASLYKAALKTKWQDNWLRAGYLQPTGQTLLAPHWSFLPGTYRGVEAGTTFDFADSGALSFSWMWTDQYKAPWYQHMYNFRKADGKTGIPWLQSFGAKYDFKNDLILEGAYGQAADYMDQYFAKASYQLPLAGSPLRTSYQFYGAKDRESGGASNVNHVYDGLAWLQAMTLGYTLGAFDFRLEGTWVKAEGNQGFFLQRMTPSYASSNGRMDVWWDSRSDWNANGEKALFAGVMVDLGHWQLPGWQAGGSYAYGWDAKPSTNPIYNQQQRLTESAWSLDLVYTLQETRAKGTQFKLHYTQYNNHSNLPSYSGGYGNVFQDEKDIKFMVIAPFTLF; this is translated from the coding sequence ATGAACCGGACTCTTCGCACTCCCCTGTCCGCTGCAATTGCTGCCATCCTGGCTGTCACGGCATTGATTCCCTGCACACCCGCTCTGGCGGCAGGCTTTGTTGATGACTCATCTCTCACCGGTTCGATTTTCTACTGGCAGCGCCAGCGCGATCGTAAAGAGATGGACCCGCAGCATGGCAAGTACGGCCAGTATGATGCCAACCTGCATCATGCTTCAGCCAATGCCAGCCTTGATTTCTCTTCCGGCTATCTGGCGAATTTTATTGGTCTCGATCTCGCCGCTTTCGGTGCGCTGGAATTGACCAACAGCGGCCCGGCCGCCCCCAATGAGATCGGCTTTAGCGATGCCCGCACGCGCTGGGACGAAAAATGGACCGGCGATAAGAGTGGAGCCAGCCTGTACAAGGCTGCGCTCAAAACCAAATGGCAGGATAACTGGCTGCGTGCCGGTTATTTGCAACCGACAGGCCAGACGTTGCTGGCACCGCACTGGAGCTTCCTGCCAGGCACCTACCGCGGCGTTGAAGCAGGAACCACTTTTGATTTTGCTGACAGCGGTGCGCTTTCCTTCTCCTGGATGTGGACCGATCAGTACAAAGCCCCCTGGTATCAGCACATGTACAACTTCCGCAAAGCAGATGGCAAAACGGGCATTCCCTGGTTGCAATCTTTCGGCGCGAAGTATGACTTTAAAAACGATTTGATCCTGGAAGGCGCATATGGTCAGGCGGCAGACTACATGGATCAGTATTTTGCCAAAGCTTCTTATCAGCTGCCGCTGGCCGGATCACCGCTGCGTACCAGCTATCAATTTTACGGGGCCAAAGATCGCGAAAGCGGCGGTGCCAGCAATGTTAACCATGTTTATGACGGTTTAGCCTGGCTGCAGGCCATGACGCTGGGTTACACCCTGGGGGCTTTCGATTTCCGCCTTGAAGGAACCTGGGTCAAAGCCGAAGGTAATCAGGGCTTTTTCCTGCAACGCATGACGCCTTCCTACGCCAGCTCTAATGGCCGCATGGATGTATGGTGGGATTCACGTTCAGACTGGAACGCTAACGGCGAGAAAGCGCTGTTTGCCGGGGTCATGGTCGATCTTGGCCACTGGCAATTGCCGGGCTGGCAGGCGGGTGGATCTTATGCCTATGGCTGGGATGCAAAGCCCTCTACCAATCCCATCTACAACCAGCAACAACGCCTGACGGAATCCGCCTGGAGTCTCGATCTGGTCTATACCCTGCAGGAAACACGCGCCAAAGGCACCCAGTTCAAACTGCATTACACCCAATATAACAACCACAGCAACCTGCCCAGCTACAGCGGTGGCTACGGCAATGTTTTCCAGGACGAGAAAGACATCAAATTTATGGTCATCGCGCCCTTTACCCTCTTTTGA
- a CDS encoding beta-N-acetylhexosaminidase has product MKKLKLSLLALSVIALGACKSVPQNQQEVVDQISQFGVQYQVTDNQAASHGVDCAQLGADWASCNRAIIRLTNNGPAITSKNWAIYMSNVHETLRVDSDQFTMTHVVGDLTRLEPTDKFTGFAAGATVEIPIVNEYWQLFITDVMPRWYVTAEGASPKIISSTDTENLTDFVQPFGEQWKRVADDKNVLMQPESRFAKNADIKWLPAASLRGQITPTPRSVNIHAADVDLSKGVVLHLNALPSDQANAVQQRFALLGIPPNPQGYGITTHINSRRFHGTEAVSGAYQLRITPRGTDIVGYDAAGAYYGLMSLLSLVPAEGKPVIATLEAQDAPRFAYRGAFLDVARNFHSKQAVLRMLYQMAAWKMNKFHFHLTDDEGWRIEIPGLPELTDVGSKRCHDLSEQQCLVPQLGSGPFSDNHGSGYFSRADYIEILKYARARNIEVIPEIDMPAHARAAVISMEARYNRLMKAGKTRAASEFRLVDPTDTSNTTSVQLYDRTSYLNPCLDSSQRFVDKLIGEIQRMHREAGQPLTTWHFGGDEAKNIRLGAGYIDIKNPEAGKGILDQSQQDKPWAKSQVCQALVKSGKVQDLEHLPSHFALEVSQLVKAHGIPVMQAWQDGLKDATNAHAFATSRTRINFWDTLYWGGFDSASDWTQKDYDVVISNPDYVYMDFPYEVNPLERGYYWGTRFSDERKMFSFAPDNLPQNAETSVDRDGNAFATTSDKPWGGAYGISAQLWSETVRTDQQMEYMIFPRLLSVAERGWHRASWELDYQQGRSFKGGETHHVNQKQLTGDWQRFANLLGQRELGKLDKAGIHYRLPVPGARINAGRLEMNIALPGLPLQYSLDNGNSWIDYHPQAQPTIAAGDKVMVRSLSLDGKRVSRSESL; this is encoded by the coding sequence ATGAAAAAATTGAAATTAAGCCTTCTGGCCTTGAGCGTTATCGCGCTGGGTGCCTGCAAATCAGTGCCACAAAACCAGCAAGAGGTGGTGGATCAAATCAGCCAGTTTGGCGTGCAGTACCAGGTCACTGACAATCAGGCCGCCAGCCACGGCGTGGACTGCGCCCAGCTCGGCGCTGACTGGGCTTCCTGCAATCGCGCCATCATCAGGCTGACCAACAATGGCCCGGCCATCACCAGCAAAAACTGGGCGATCTATATGAGCAACGTGCATGAGACGCTGCGCGTAGATAGCGACCAGTTTACGATGACACATGTCGTCGGCGATTTAACCCGCCTGGAACCGACTGACAAGTTCACCGGTTTTGCCGCGGGTGCCACCGTCGAGATCCCTATCGTGAACGAATACTGGCAGCTGTTTATCACGGATGTGATGCCACGCTGGTACGTCACCGCCGAAGGTGCATCGCCAAAAATTATCAGCAGCACCGACACGGAAAATTTAACTGACTTCGTCCAGCCCTTTGGCGAGCAGTGGAAGCGTGTGGCCGATGATAAAAACGTGCTGATGCAACCTGAAAGCCGTTTCGCCAAAAATGCCGATATCAAATGGCTGCCGGCAGCCAGCCTGCGTGGGCAAATTACTCCGACACCACGCTCCGTCAACATCCATGCGGCGGATGTCGATCTGAGCAAGGGCGTGGTATTGCATCTTAACGCTCTGCCCTCAGACCAGGCTAATGCGGTACAGCAGCGTTTTGCATTGCTGGGCATCCCGCCAAATCCACAGGGCTATGGCATCACAACCCACATTAACTCCCGCCGATTCCACGGCACAGAAGCAGTATCTGGCGCTTACCAGCTACGCATTACCCCTCGTGGTACCGATATCGTGGGCTATGATGCTGCTGGCGCATACTACGGCCTGATGTCGCTGCTCTCACTGGTTCCGGCCGAGGGCAAACCCGTGATTGCCACGCTGGAAGCGCAGGATGCCCCGCGTTTTGCCTATCGCGGGGCTTTCCTTGATGTGGCACGTAACTTCCACAGCAAACAGGCGGTGTTGCGCATGCTGTACCAGATGGCCGCATGGAAAATGAACAAATTCCACTTCCATCTCACCGACGATGAAGGCTGGCGCATTGAAATCCCTGGCCTGCCGGAACTGACTGACGTCGGTAGCAAACGCTGTCACGACCTGAGCGAGCAACAATGCCTGGTGCCGCAGTTAGGCTCCGGTCCGTTCAGTGATAATCATGGCAGCGGGTATTTCAGCCGCGCCGATTACATTGAGATTCTGAAGTATGCCCGGGCGCGCAATATTGAAGTGATTCCGGAAATCGATATGCCCGCCCATGCCCGTGCCGCCGTCATCTCGATGGAAGCACGTTACAACAGATTGATGAAAGCAGGCAAAACGCGTGCGGCCAGCGAATTCCGCCTGGTTGATCCGACTGACACCTCCAATACCACATCGGTGCAACTGTATGATCGCACCAGCTATCTCAATCCCTGCCTCGACTCCTCACAACGTTTTGTTGACAAGTTGATAGGTGAAATTCAACGCATGCACCGTGAAGCAGGTCAGCCGCTCACCACCTGGCATTTTGGTGGTGACGAAGCGAAAAACATTCGTCTTGGTGCCGGCTACATCGATATAAAAAATCCTGAGGCAGGCAAAGGCATTCTTGATCAGAGCCAGCAAGACAAGCCCTGGGCTAAATCACAAGTCTGCCAGGCATTGGTGAAATCCGGCAAGGTGCAGGATCTGGAACATCTGCCGAGCCACTTTGCGCTGGAGGTCAGCCAACTGGTGAAAGCGCACGGTATACCTGTGATGCAGGCGTGGCAGGATGGCCTGAAAGATGCCACCAACGCCCATGCTTTCGCCACCTCACGCACACGCATTAACTTCTGGGATACGTTGTACTGGGGCGGCTTTGACAGCGCCAGCGACTGGACGCAGAAAGATTATGATGTGGTGATTTCCAACCCTGATTACGTCTACATGGACTTCCCCTATGAGGTCAATCCTCTGGAACGCGGCTATTACTGGGGTACGCGTTTTAGCGATGAACGCAAAATGTTCAGTTTCGCACCGGATAACCTGCCGCAAAATGCTGAAACCTCAGTCGACCGCGACGGTAACGCTTTCGCGACAACATCAGACAAGCCGTGGGGCGGCGCATATGGCATCTCTGCCCAGCTATGGAGCGAAACCGTGCGCACCGATCAACAGATGGAATATATGATCTTCCCGCGTCTGTTATCCGTGGCGGAACGTGGCTGGCATCGCGCCAGCTGGGAGCTGGATTATCAGCAAGGCCGCAGCTTCAAAGGCGGTGAAACCCATCATGTCAACCAAAAGCAACTCACTGGCGACTGGCAGCGTTTTGCCAATCTGCTGGGCCAGCGTGAACTGGGCAAACTGGATAAAGCCGGTATCCATTACCGGCTCCCTGTCCCTGGCGCACGCATCAATGCTGGCAGGCTGGAAATGAACATCGCCCTGCCGGGTCTGCCGCTGCAATACAGTCTGGATAATGGCAACAGCTGGATTGACTATCACCCGCAGGCACAGCCGACCATTGCCGCAGGCGATAAGGTGATGGTACGCAGCCTGAGTCTGGATGGAAAAAGGGTGAGTCGCAGCGAAAGCCTGTAA
- a CDS encoding AEC family transporter — translation MPDLLTTLSHQIYLSAPLFILIFLGYCLTRFGKWPASISEGMNRFVFNVALPCMLFDVMSDFYKSPPVDFRLLLAFFGSCLLVFIAGRVIAAKVFRLESIAGSVFALGGIFSNNVMLGIPIATVLLGEQALPSVALVLVFNSLILWTLLTVSVEWSKHGSFSVQGLGRTLISVLKNPLIIGILSGTAWSFLQQPLPLIAAQPIDLLGSIAAPLSLVTLGMSLAHYRVRDGLKESYSICLLKLIVQPMCIWAIAWLTDLPALESKVVVLLGSMAVGVNVYLMSQKFQVLTGPAAASMLFSTLFAAVTTPVWMMLMTLAGY, via the coding sequence ATGCCTGATTTGTTAACCACATTGAGTCACCAGATTTACCTCTCGGCCCCATTATTTATTCTTATTTTTCTCGGTTACTGTTTGACGCGCTTTGGCAAATGGCCCGCCAGTATCAGTGAAGGGATGAACCGTTTTGTGTTCAATGTCGCCCTGCCCTGCATGCTGTTTGATGTGATGAGTGATTTCTACAAAAGCCCGCCGGTGGATTTTCGTCTGCTGCTGGCATTTTTTGGCAGCTGTTTGCTGGTATTTATTGCCGGACGCGTGATCGCAGCAAAAGTATTCCGACTGGAAAGCATTGCCGGATCGGTGTTTGCACTGGGCGGTATTTTTTCCAACAACGTGATGCTGGGTATTCCGATTGCTACCGTGTTGCTGGGCGAGCAGGCGCTACCATCGGTGGCGCTGGTTTTGGTGTTTAATAGCCTGATCCTCTGGACACTGCTGACGGTGTCAGTCGAGTGGTCAAAACACGGCAGTTTTTCGGTACAGGGGCTGGGCCGAACGCTGATTAGCGTACTGAAAAACCCGCTGATTATCGGCATCCTCAGTGGCACGGCCTGGAGCTTTCTGCAACAACCGCTGCCACTGATTGCGGCGCAACCGATTGACCTGCTGGGATCGATTGCCGCCCCCCTGTCGCTGGTCACGCTTGGCATGAGCCTGGCGCACTATCGGGTGCGTGATGGCCTGAAAGAGAGTTACAGCATCTGCCTGCTCAAGCTGATTGTTCAGCCGATGTGCATCTGGGCAATCGCCTGGCTGACAGATTTACCGGCTCTGGAGAGTAAAGTGGTGGTGCTGCTGGGATCGATGGCGGTGGGTGTCAATGTCTACCTGATGTCGCAAAAATTTCAGGTACTGACCGGCCCGGCTGCGGCCAGTATGTTGTTTTCCACGCTGTTCGCGGCGGTGACCACACCCGTGTGGATGATGCTGATGACGCTGGCGGGGTATTAA